CTTGTTCTCCTTGACAACCATATGTACGAAAAAGACGTAAACAATGAAAAAATAAGAAAATCCCCTACTTTTAGTAGAGGATTCTTTCTATAAACCTGGTACAGAATCCAAGCTATCCGCATTCGGAACAGCTTGCATAGTACCTGACGTGTTGGCACTTGGAGCGGTATTCGTGCTCATACTTGTTCCAATCGCTGAACCTTTCGTATACGTCGTTGTCACTACATCCCCTGGGTTCAAGCAAAGATTTGTTGCCGTTCCTATTACAGTCACAACATCAATACAAGTTGGCCCTGTTGCTCCACTATATGTCTTTGATGCAACAAATGAAGTATCCCGCAAGTTATCCCCCGTAAATAAATTCCCATAGTTATTTACAATCACAAACTCTTTAATATTTGCCGGCATGACCAGTCAACCTTTCTGTTATGAACCTAATGTTAATTCACTTGTTTCTAGTGGTGGAAGGAATTCTGGCGTCCTAGGAGTAACTGGCGGCATCCGTTTTCCATTCAAAAAAGTAGCGATGCTCGATCCACCAGAACCAGCATATATTTTCGAAGCAGCAAATGGTTCAATAGTATAACAATCACCTACATTAACAGCTCCTGTGTTATTAACAATCTTTATTTTACGAATTCGCGCACTCACCATCCTCCCTCCTTTCTATATAAATCGATTATAATCGCAGGAATTGTTGCTCACTCATATGCGAAAAACAATTCTTGTATACACTGTATGCAAAAGAAAAAAACTTGAAACAGACGCGTTTCAAGTTTTAAAAATGAATTATTGAATTTCACCTTCATATTGCAGCATACCGCCGACCATATTCACTGTTTTAAACCCTTGTTCATTTAAATAATGACATACATTTTCACTGCGCATTCCTGATCGACAAATAAAAATATACTCATTTTCTTTATCAAAGAATTCTACTTTATTTGGAATATCACCCATTTTAATATGTACAGCTTCTGGAATTTTCCCTTGTGCTACTTCCTCATCTTCACGTACATCTACTAAAAATAACGTTTCCCCGTTTTCTAAGCGCTCTTGCACTTCTTCTGTTGTAATTGTTTTTACTTCTGTCATATGTCGTTCCTCCTTAATATAATTAAAACTTTAACGTATTTCCGAAAGAAGTCCCCACTTCAAAACGCGTTCGTATTTAAGTGAAGGGTAGTTGACGTAGTAAATTTTTTCTCTACTCATCTATTCATCACCAATTTTAGCATGGAAAATTACGAACGCAAAGAAGTGAAACTTCCCTCATTTGCATTATTCCTCAACTCATTTGTAAATTTATTACATTTACAAATCTACCTCTCACATTGTATCCTCAATATACTTGTTTTACGAAAGGAGTCGATCGACATGACACTTTTTCTTTTCATTATAGGTCTCATTTTTTTAATTCTCGCTATCATTTCACTCGGTATATTTAACAAAAGAAGACCCACACGATCCTCTCAAGAACGAGCATTCTTTTATTTATTACTTAGTATCGCTTGCCTTGGATTATGCATTGCTACATACGTCTTCCGTTTAAAAATCATCTAAAAAGAAGGTGCTCGCTTAACGGCTCGCACCTTTTTTCACACATTGCTATATATTCATTTCAATTTTTCAAGCGTATAAGTCGCGGCTCCGAAGAACCAAAAGTGACCGCTACTTGTTTTCTCTCTTTGTTTTCACTTGGCACGGGGCAGGAAAAGGAAAAGGGGCTGATCGCTTCTATTCATGGCCAGATGCTCTCTTCCACCTAAAGATTAGGTTTTATGTGTTTTTTTCAATTTGCACTTATACAAACACTCTTCTCTTTAAAAACTCATCCACTTTCTTTTCAAATAAATGAACATCAAATACACCAGCCATATGGCCATTAATACTTTCAATCTCATAAACCTCTGCGTATTTCCCTTGTTTCTGGAGCAGCTCTACCATTTTATAATTATAACGAGAAGGTTGCAGTAAATCTTGTTTACACGGAATCATAAGCACATCTGCCTCTATTTGAGAAAGTGCCTCTTCTAAAGAGGAAAAACCGTGTGCAAGATCATGTAATAACGTTGCTTTCGCTGTATACATCCATGAATTCGCATCCACAAAAGTAATATTTTGAAGTGTCAATGCATTTATATTTTGTTCAAATGAATTCCGTGCTGAGAAATTCTCATAAGGTAGCGATTCCGTACTATTACGCGGAAATGTCGTTTCATAATAGTGAGCATCAAACCCATTTATAAACATCATTTTCCCTGCTAAATGCAGCCCTTTCGTCGGCTGTTCATCCCCATAATTTCCATCATTCCATTTTGGATCTAACTGAATAGCTTCAATTGCATTTTGCAGAACATTAACCGATGTCGCAACCGGATTTTGCGGATTCGTAATTACACCAATCATTCGCTCTACCATATGGGGATAACAAACAGCCCATTGCTGCGCAATCATTCCACCAGCTGATGGTCCGATTACCGCATGTAACCTTGTAATTCCCATTGCATTCACTAATTCATATTGCACACGTGCTACATCTAAAAATGTAAATACCGGAAACCCCATCCCATATTCAGATCCCGTTATTGGATTAACTGACTTTGGTCCCGTTGTAATCACGTAAGGATTTTTCACTTGTACATTACAAAGATTATCGGTACATATCACAAAATAGCGATCGGTATCAATTGCTTTCCCCGGTCCAATCAGTCCGTCCCACCAACCAGGAATGAGATCTTGCTCCGTATATTTTCCTGCCGCATGGCTTGTTGCACTAAAATAATGACAGACTAAAATCGCATTTGATTTTTCCCGGTTTAATTTACCGTACGTCTCATATCCAATCTGAACAGGGATCTTTATGCCATTTTCAAATGTAAACTTTTTTAAATGAAAGCTTTCTTTTTTTACATACATCATAAATTTCTACCCCATTGTAAATACGTCATTATATATCAATCCTCCATAACAAATCTATCCCGTTTACCAAAACACTTTTACGTTTCCAAAAGAAACCCTTCTTTTAACAAAAAGGATTTTTGATTCCCCATAAACATGTGCATAATATACAAAATACGCCATAAACTAACATTATCTTACATGAGTTAAAGAGGGAATACGTATGATATGGAAATGGTTTCGAAAGAAAAAAAAATCAAGTAAAACAGATTCAAAAGAGCAAAATCAAACTACTAAACAAGAGGAACAAACACAAAACAAACAACATCAATCTGCTCAAGGTACTAAACAAGACGCGCAAACACAAAACAAACAACATCAATCTGCTCAAGGTACTAAACAAGACGCGCAGACACAAAACAAACAACATCAATCTGCCCAAGCTGCTAAACAAGACCAGCAAACACAAAACAAACAACATCAATTTGCCCAAGCTACTAAACAAGACCAGCAAACACAAAACAAGCAACATCAATCTGCTCAAGGTACTAAACAAGACGCGCAAACACAAAACAAACAACATCAATCTGCCCAAGCTACTAAACAGGACCAGCAAATACAAGGCAAGCAGCAAAATAATAGTAGCAATAGCATTTATGATTTCAGTAAACCCGAGAAAGAAAAGGTTCACTCTCTTCAAGATTTATTAGAAAACCTAAAAACATCTAGTGATTTTGTAAGTTATCACACATCAGATGATGAAACAATGCCGTATTGGATTTCTTATTACCGGCCATCGCTTGATGGTGAAAAATTACAAAAGTATTTAATGCCAGCTTTATTAGAGCATACGTGTTCTACATTAGAAGAATTAAAAGAGCATATTCCAATGAGCGGAATTACGATCACAAATGATCTTCAAAAAATCGAAGATATGGTTTTAAAAGGGCACGCTATCGTACAGTTACATGAACAAGATCAAAAATGTATCTTAGCAAATATCACAATTGATAATTATCGGGCGCCATCTATTCCATTAAATGAATCTACAGTTATTGGTCCACAAGAGGGATTTGTAGAGGATCTTGATACGAATCTTAACTTAGTACGTAAACGCCTTCCAGTGTTAGCACTACAAACAAAAGAGGTTATCATTGGGACATTCTCTAAAACAAAAGTTGTCATGATGTATTTAGAGAACCTTGCTGAAAAAGACAGTGTTGATTATTTAGAAGAGTCACTTCGTACAATTGAATACGATCAAATCAACGACAGTTCCTATATTCAAGAATTGATGGGGGAAAAATCAATCTTCCCACTATTTATTAATACAGAACGTACAGACCGAGTAACGACCGCATTAATTGATGGAAAAATCGCTATTTTTGTAGATGGTTCACCGAGCGTCTTACTCACTCCTGTTTCATACTTTGATTTTTTTGTTTCGCCAGAGGATTACAACGTATCTTGGCTTTACGCTACGTTTTCAAGATTTTTACGACTCATTGCTGTTCTGTTTTCCATCTGCGCAGCACCATTATATGTTGCCATTTTAAGTTATCATTACGAATTAATTCCAAGCGATTTACTCGAAACATTAATTTTATCAAGAGCACAAGTTCCTTTCCCACCTTTAATAGAAGCACTCTTTCTAGAACTGGTTATTGATTTACTTAGAGAGGCTGGGGCTAGACTACCAATGAAAGTAGGCCAAACACTCGGTATTGTAGGCGGTATCGTAATCGGACAAGCATCTGTACAAGCAGGACTAACAAGTAATATTTTATTAATCATTGTCGCCTTATCTGCGTTAGCTTCCTTTATCACACCGATTTATAAGATGGGGAACGCAGTTCGCTTACTACGATTCCCATTCCTTTTATTTGCAGAATTAGGTGGACTATTCGGAATTTCACTAGGTTTTATCTTTTTATTTACTCATCTATTCAGGCTTTCTTCTTTACAGAAACCATTCGCGCTCTTTTATCCAGCAAGGCGACAATCACTAAAAGACTCTTGGATTCGGTTTCCATTATCTATGATTGATACAAGAGATATTCAAGCAAGGCCGCAACACGTAAAAAAATCAGCACATGGGATTTCAACAAAACATACATCTGATTTTGATGAATAAGAAACGAGGTGCACATATGAGTAAAGTCAAAACAAAATATCAAATATCTCCTATCTTTGTTTTCTTCTTGATTCATAGTGCACAGTTCGGCGCTGGAGTTCTCGGATTTGCACGCATTATCGCCAAAGCTGCGGGCTACGACGCTTGGATTGGTGTTCTCATCACAGGAATCATCATTCACATTCTCGTTTGGATGATGTATTACTTATTAAAAAATACAGAAGGCAACCTAATAGATCTTCATCACCAAACCTTTGGAAAGTGGCTCGGTAATGGCATTAATATTATATTCATGCTGTATTTTTTGGTTGCGAGTATATCCGTTGTTCGAACGTATGTTGAGATTGTTCAAGTATGGATGTTTCCTACCGGGTCCACTTGGATGTTCACCGCCTTTTTATGTTTATTAAGTTACTACATCATCTCATCAGGATTCCGCATCATCACTGGTATCTGTGTCGTTTCAATTAGTGGGACACTAGGTTATATTTTTCTTAGCCTGTTTATGTTCAAGTACGCGCATTGGGAAAATTTACTTCCTGTTTTTACGCATTCTTTGGGAAGTATTTTAAAAGCATCTCAATTGTCAATTTATACCATGACAGGCTTTGAAATTTTTCTTATGGCATACCCATTTGTGAAGAATCCCGAGAAATCTCATAAATTTGCACAATATGGTGTATTATTCTCTAACATTTTATATTTATTTAGCACGATTTTGGCATTCGCTTTTTTTAGCGAAAAACAGTTATCAAAAACAATTTGGTCTCAGCTTTCCATGACACAAGTTATTCAATTACCCTTTATCGAACGACTAGAGTACATTGCCATCTCCGGCTATGCACTTGTAATTCTTACAAGTTTTATTCTTCCATTATGGGCTGCTACAAGAGGAACACATGAAATCTTTCATGTAAAGCAAAAATACATTTTACTTTCTTTCATGTTCATTACAATTATTGTGTCACAACTTTTAACAAACAGGCATGATATCAACGATTTTATTAGTCATACTTCCAAAGTTAGTCTTTGGCTTATATATGTTTACATCCCAATCTTATTTCTTATCGTGTGGGTGAAAAGAAAATGGAAAAAATCAAGAAAAAACTAATTCTTCTTTCATGTATTTGTTTATTCATCATAACAGGCTGTTTGCAAAAAAATATTGTTGATGATGTTCAGTTAATTCAAGGGGTTGTTTTTGATACAGCAAAAAATAATAAAATAAAGGTAACATCGGTTTGTCCGGTGCAGCGAAAAGGAAATAAAGTACAGGTCTTTGAAGGAATAGCAAATGCCGTTAAACAAGTAAAAGCTGATACTTCTTTGGAATCTTCTCAACCATTTGCAAGCGGACAAATGCGCGTTGCTTTATTTACTACAAGAATTGCAAAAAAAGGATTGTCGACCTCCTTTGATACCCTGATTCGCGATGTCAGCATCGGAAACTCAGTGTATGTTGGATTATTAGAAGGAAATGGACCTGAGCTATTAAAAGGAAAATATACAACTTCTTCTAATGTGGCTATCTATATAAAAAAAATGTTAGAGCATAACATGCAAACTGGCCCCGTACCAACTGATAATTTACATTTAGGTGC
This sequence is a window from Bacillus pseudomycoides DSM 12442. Protein-coding genes within it:
- a CDS encoding spore germination protein, with the translated sequence MVSARIRKIKIVNNTGAVNVGDCYTIEPFAASKIYAGSGGSSIATFLNGKRMPPVTPRTPEFLPPLETSELTLGS
- a CDS encoding rhodanese-like domain-containing protein, yielding MTEVKTITTEEVQERLENGETLFLVDVREDEEVAQGKIPEAVHIKMGDIPNKVEFFDKENEYIFICRSGMRSENVCHYLNEQGFKTVNMVGGMLQYEGEIQ
- a CDS encoding alpha/beta fold hydrolase, which codes for MMYVKKESFHLKKFTFENGIKIPVQIGYETYGKLNREKSNAILVCHYFSATSHAAGKYTEQDLIPGWWDGLIGPGKAIDTDRYFVICTDNLCNVQVKNPYVITTGPKSVNPITGSEYGMGFPVFTFLDVARVQYELVNAMGITRLHAVIGPSAGGMIAQQWAVCYPHMVERMIGVITNPQNPVATSVNVLQNAIEAIQLDPKWNDGNYGDEQPTKGLHLAGKMMFINGFDAHYYETTFPRNSTESLPYENFSARNSFEQNINALTLQNITFVDANSWMYTAKATLLHDLAHGFSSLEEALSQIEADVLMIPCKQDLLQPSRYNYKMVELLQKQGKYAEVYEIESINGHMAGVFDVHLFEKKVDEFLKRRVFV
- a CDS encoding spore germination protein; the encoded protein is MIWKWFRKKKKSSKTDSKEQNQTTKQEEQTQNKQHQSAQGTKQDAQTQNKQHQSAQGTKQDAQTQNKQHQSAQAAKQDQQTQNKQHQFAQATKQDQQTQNKQHQSAQGTKQDAQTQNKQHQSAQATKQDQQIQGKQQNNSSNSIYDFSKPEKEKVHSLQDLLENLKTSSDFVSYHTSDDETMPYWISYYRPSLDGEKLQKYLMPALLEHTCSTLEELKEHIPMSGITITNDLQKIEDMVLKGHAIVQLHEQDQKCILANITIDNYRAPSIPLNESTVIGPQEGFVEDLDTNLNLVRKRLPVLALQTKEVIIGTFSKTKVVMMYLENLAEKDSVDYLEESLRTIEYDQINDSSYIQELMGEKSIFPLFINTERTDRVTTALIDGKIAIFVDGSPSVLLTPVSYFDFFVSPEDYNVSWLYATFSRFLRLIAVLFSICAAPLYVAILSYHYELIPSDLLETLILSRAQVPFPPLIEALFLELVIDLLREAGARLPMKVGQTLGIVGGIVIGQASVQAGLTSNILLIIVALSALASFITPIYKMGNAVRLLRFPFLLFAELGGLFGISLGFIFLFTHLFRLSSLQKPFALFYPARRQSLKDSWIRFPLSMIDTRDIQARPQHVKKSAHGISTKHTSDFDE
- a CDS encoding spore germination protein → MSKVKTKYQISPIFVFFLIHSAQFGAGVLGFARIIAKAAGYDAWIGVLITGIIIHILVWMMYYLLKNTEGNLIDLHHQTFGKWLGNGINIIFMLYFLVASISVVRTYVEIVQVWMFPTGSTWMFTAFLCLLSYYIISSGFRIITGICVVSISGTLGYIFLSLFMFKYAHWENLLPVFTHSLGSILKASQLSIYTMTGFEIFLMAYPFVKNPEKSHKFAQYGVLFSNILYLFSTILAFAFFSEKQLSKTIWSQLSMTQVIQLPFIERLEYIAISGYALVILTSFILPLWAATRGTHEIFHVKQKYILLSFMFITIIVSQLLTNRHDINDFISHTSKVSLWLIYVYIPILFLIVWVKRKWKKSRKN